The bacterium sequence ACGCAACGACGGGCCGAGGGCGATTTCGCGCGCGAGGTCGCCGACCTCGGCGGTACGACCAACGCCGGCACCGGCTACGAGACCACGAACTACCACATCACCGTGCCGGCGGAGCACCTGCCGGCGGCGGTCGACATCCTGCACGACGCCCTGTTCCACTCCGAGTTCGAGCCCGCGGCGCTGGACGCCGAGCGCAAGGTGCTGGTCCACGAGAACCACATGTACGACGACCAGCCCTCGGGCTTCGGCGTGACCTG is a genomic window containing:
- a CDS encoding pitrilysin family protein: MPQRHLASRGTMGGAVTARLTNGMRLIVMEDRRSPVAVCNLWVRVGSNLEPDGVRGWAHGIEHLLFKGTQRRAEGDFAREVADLGGTTNAGTGYETTNYHITVPAEHLPAAVDILHDALFHSEFEPAALDAERKVLVHENHMYDDQPSGFGVT